A window of Chloracidobacterium sp. N contains these coding sequences:
- a CDS encoding SpoIIE family protein phosphatase gives MSLPSTATPNPSVAISEDRIERLLYSLSALADIGEATTAGGSFETTARELLHLILGTLAASKGAILLYDTASEELRPLVVRGIESPPSIPLPSGVVERLRLSMKPLDLLSKDHVLTDLVLKEQDTFAALQARLWVPLAVGGRLVGVLSLSNKFGRGDYTSDDLQLLATMAQHASLALYNFQIIGEIREANFRLKRKVLEMQSLYDVGLAIGALHELDPMANEIIQRAVMLLDASAGVLFSLEKEGLRVAASFGMDADYPPKALFPLDQVRPRAIHEIAIAEQRGCRLNEREQGGARNYAILPLIVSGQVVGALLVCDKQTREGYAPFTEEDEQFLLALAAQAAIAIENARLHQEAIEKERIEKELEVAAAIQQRILPDSSPVLDTVETIGVNISCRQVGGDYYDYICFDEPKLGLVIADVSGKGTPAALLVSTLQASFRALVESHDLAETVTRLNKVIYKASPSYNYITFFYGVLDLETRLFRSINAGHNDPFLYRPRTGEWRGFGSGGFCLGMFDWGTYEVQETQLEPGDLLFLYTDGVTESTNEQGEEFGEERVRALLAETAHLALAEISARLSAAIRDFVGAAPQHDDLTYVLARVK, from the coding sequence ATGTCGTTACCCTCCACGGCCACGCCCAACCCGTCGGTTGCCATCAGTGAAGACCGCATCGAACGCCTGCTCTACAGCCTGTCCGCCCTGGCCGATATTGGCGAAGCCACCACGGCCGGGGGGAGCTTCGAGACGACGGCCCGGGAGCTGCTCCATCTGATTCTGGGCACCCTGGCGGCCTCGAAAGGGGCGATTCTGCTCTACGACACGGCTTCGGAAGAGCTGCGTCCTCTGGTGGTACGTGGCATCGAGTCACCGCCATCCATTCCCCTTCCATCAGGCGTGGTGGAACGGCTGCGCCTGTCCATGAAGCCGCTCGACCTGCTTTCCAAAGACCATGTACTGACGGATTTGGTGCTGAAAGAGCAGGACACCTTTGCCGCCTTGCAGGCACGGCTCTGGGTGCCGTTGGCCGTTGGGGGCCGGCTGGTCGGGGTGCTCAGCCTGAGCAACAAGTTTGGGCGGGGCGATTACACGTCGGATGACTTGCAGTTGCTGGCGACGATGGCCCAGCACGCCTCCCTGGCCCTCTACAACTTCCAGATCATCGGCGAGATTCGGGAGGCCAACTTCCGGCTCAAGCGCAAAGTGCTGGAAATGCAGTCCCTCTATGACGTGGGGCTGGCCATTGGGGCGCTCCATGAGCTGGACCCGATGGCCAATGAAATCATCCAGCGGGCGGTGATGCTGCTCGATGCCAGCGCGGGCGTGCTGTTTTCCCTGGAGAAGGAAGGGTTGCGCGTGGCGGCCTCGTTTGGGATGGACGCCGACTATCCGCCCAAGGCGCTGTTTCCACTTGACCAGGTGCGGCCGCGGGCCATTCACGAAATCGCCATCGCGGAACAGCGGGGCTGCCGGCTCAACGAGCGGGAACAGGGCGGCGCGCGAAACTATGCCATCCTGCCGCTCATCGTCAGCGGACAGGTGGTGGGGGCGCTCCTGGTCTGTGACAAACAGACCCGCGAAGGTTATGCCCCCTTTACTGAGGAAGATGAACAGTTTTTGCTGGCGTTGGCCGCCCAGGCAGCCATTGCCATCGAAAATGCGCGGCTGCACCAGGAAGCCATCGAAAAAGAGCGCATCGAGAAGGAACTGGAAGTGGCGGCGGCCATCCAGCAGCGTATCCTGCCGGACTCATCGCCGGTGCTCGATACGGTCGAAACCATCGGGGTGAACATTTCCTGCCGCCAGGTTGGTGGCGACTACTACGACTACATCTGTTTTGACGAACCCAAACTGGGCCTCGTCATTGCCGATGTGTCGGGCAAGGGAACGCCGGCCGCCCTGCTGGTCTCCACCTTGCAGGCCAGTTTCCGCGCGCTGGTGGAAAGCCATGATCTGGCGGAAACGGTGACGCGCCTGAACAAGGTCATTTACAAGGCGTCGCCGTCGTACAACTACATCACCTTCTTTTACGGTGTCCTGGACCTCGAAACCCGGCTTTTCCGCTCGATCAATGCCGGACATAACGATCCGTTTCTGTATCGCCCGCGAACGGGCGAGTGGCGGGGGTTTGGCAGCGGTGGTTTCTGCCTGGGGATGTTTGACTGGGGGACCTACGAAGTACAGGAAACCCAGCTTGAGCCGGGAGACCTGTTGTTTCTCTACACGGATGGTGTGACCGAATCCACCAATGAGCAGGGCGAGGAATTTGGTGAGGAGCGGGTCCGGGCGTTGCTCGCCGAAACCGCGCACCTGGCCCTTGCCGAGATTTCGGCCCGGCTGTCAGCCGCCATTCGGGACTTCGTGGGGGCGGCCCCGCAGCACGATGACCTGACCTACGTCCTGGCGCGGGTGAAGTGA
- a CDS encoding SPOR domain-containing protein, translating into MPASPSVSRPPKPSPDWLPATPRRRVGALVGGYVVWVLSCAVFFALGVNVGKLSPFAPATRRPPPVTDTPPERPPERAIDLSDARYAVQVAAVATADEANRLVAELNRKGFTSAFVTRPAAETGNELYLVKVGLYNLTTANQVSEELRRDFGFRAARVVPN; encoded by the coding sequence ATGCCCGCTTCCCCATCTGTCTCCCGGCCGCCGAAACCCTCCCCGGACTGGCTTCCGGCGACGCCCCGCCGGCGGGTGGGCGCGCTGGTGGGCGGGTATGTGGTCTGGGTGTTGTCGTGTGCCGTGTTTTTTGCTCTGGGCGTCAATGTCGGCAAACTGTCCCCTTTTGCGCCGGCCACACGGCGTCCGCCACCCGTCACTGATACCCCGCCGGAGCGCCCGCCGGAACGTGCCATTGACTTGTCCGATGCGCGCTACGCCGTGCAGGTGGCCGCCGTGGCCACGGCCGATGAGGCCAACCGGCTGGTGGCCGAGCTGAATCGCAAGGGATTTACCAGTGCCTTTGTAACGCGCCCGGCCGCTGAGACCGGAAATGAGTTGTACCTGGTCAAAGTCGGCTTGTATAACTTGACAACGGCCAACCAGGTCAGTGAAGAGCTGCGGCGCGACTTCGGATTTCGCGCGGCGCGGGTTGTGCCAAACTGA
- a CDS encoding ATP-binding protein yields the protein MSANVPKRIELEIPIAHDNELEATRVAEQLAREMHLGPECLAEIKLALVEGILNAFEHSGSSVPKVRIEFAVHDEELEVVVQDFGQGFDPSERPNLRPLQRRGYGRMLMESLMDDVKYFTSPQGTRLVMKKRLPKCA from the coding sequence ATGAGTGCCAACGTCCCAAAGCGCATCGAGCTTGAAATCCCCATCGCGCATGACAATGAGCTTGAGGCCACCCGGGTGGCGGAGCAGTTGGCGCGGGAAATGCACCTTGGGCCGGAATGCCTGGCTGAAATCAAGCTGGCGCTGGTCGAGGGCATTCTCAATGCGTTTGAGCACAGCGGCAGCAGCGTCCCAAAAGTGCGCATCGAGTTTGCCGTTCATGACGAAGAGCTTGAAGTGGTGGTACAGGATTTCGGACAGGGCTTTGACCCTTCGGAGCGGCCCAACCTGCGCCCACTACAACGGCGTGGCTACGGACGCATGCTGATGGAAAGTCTGATGGACGACGTGAAGTATTTCACGAGTCCCCAAGGAACGCGGCTGGTGATGAAAAAACGCCTTCCAAAGTGCGCCTGA
- a CDS encoding STAS domain-containing protein produces MSEVFKVTSRQAGKFIVITVEGYINNLAGERILDEFNRWTAEGYRHFVLNLEKTQLVNSIGISILIEMIEKAQELQGSIAFCCLLPIIAKTFKIMGLTQYAQVYETEAEALAG; encoded by the coding sequence ATGAGCGAAGTTTTCAAAGTTACGAGTCGCCAGGCTGGAAAATTCATCGTCATTACCGTCGAAGGCTACATCAACAACCTTGCCGGTGAGCGCATTCTGGATGAATTCAACCGCTGGACGGCCGAAGGCTACCGCCACTTCGTGCTCAATCTTGAAAAGACCCAACTGGTCAACAGCATCGGGATTTCGATCCTGATTGAAATGATCGAAAAAGCCCAGGAACTTCAGGGTTCCATCGCCTTCTGCTGCCTGTTGCCCATCATTGCCAAGACGTTCAAAATCATGGGCCTGACCCAGTACGCCCAAGTCTATGAAACCGAAGCCGAAGCCCTGGCCGGTTAG
- a CDS encoding Uma2 family endonuclease — MSLAYILQDLDDPDFEDIHGDDETGGFAADKALRLLVSSLYTSWRPGDGVPFLAAVRVALTSGEPQAAASPVIPDILLAHGVTPAAEWWKPVHRIYRVSRFGKAPDLVLDLLAHNAHRAEASDARHQMYEQLGVTYRVVYDPCGLLTSQPVTVFERQNGRLTARQDTQLPHLGLGLTLWRGTFEGRTDTWLRWTDAHGNLLLTGDELAAYWHRRATGLEAGSHAALATKDSATTQPET, encoded by the coding sequence ATGTCTCTCGCCTATATCCTGCAAGACCTCGACGATCCCGACTTCGAGGACATCCACGGCGACGATGAAACCGGCGGTTTTGCCGCCGACAAAGCCCTACGCCTGCTCGTCTCTTCGCTCTACACGAGCTGGCGTCCCGGTGATGGTGTCCCATTTCTGGCGGCCGTGCGGGTGGCGCTGACCTCTGGCGAACCACAAGCGGCGGCTTCCCCCGTCATCCCCGACATCCTGCTGGCCCATGGCGTTACCCCGGCGGCCGAGTGGTGGAAACCCGTGCATCGCATCTACCGGGTTTCGCGCTTCGGCAAGGCGCCGGACCTTGTTCTCGACCTTCTGGCGCACAACGCCCACAGGGCCGAGGCATCCGACGCCCGGCACCAGATGTATGAACAGCTTGGCGTCACCTACCGCGTGGTCTATGACCCCTGTGGCTTGCTAACTTCCCAACCGGTAACGGTTTTCGAGCGGCAGAATGGACGCCTGACCGCCCGCCAGGATACACAACTGCCGCATCTGGGGCTGGGGCTGACCCTCTGGCGCGGGACGTTTGAGGGGCGAACTGACACATGGCTGCGCTGGACTGATGCCCACGGCAACCTGCTTCTGACCGGCGATGAACTGGCCGCTTACTGGCACCGCCGGGCAACCGGGTTGGAAGCCGGGAGCCACGCCG